In Gimesia panareensis, the genomic window GGTCAGCTCAATGGGAAAGCAGGAACCATCCTTGCGTTTTCCCATCATGTTTTGTGACGGCCCGGTTTCAGCTCCCAGGCACTCGACAATATAATGATCGAACTGTTCCAGACTGGATTCTGAGATCAGATGACGGATATTCTGCCCTGTTGCGTCTTCACGCTTCCATCCAAACAGATCACAGATTGATTTCGTGGCAGCTAAAATATCGCCACTTTCATCGACAGCGACAGAGGCATCAAGACTCATATTTAAAAGCTGTTCGGCAAAGTGATGCTCAACGGATTTCACTTGTCTGGATGTCATTACAGGCCCTTCAGTCTGGCAGGTTGCTAGTACGCTTTTTTACAATTTCCCCTTCAAATAGCTCAGCTTGCGAAAGACCCCTGTTTCTTAACACTCACTGATTTGAGTTAAATATCCTGATATCGCGTTTTATCGACTTTAGACTGATCAAAATCGATGGGGGAATCCCCCCATTGGCCTGCCAGATAATACAAATCAGTTCAAGGACACGGGGGATAAAGGCTTGAAGGAATGAGGGTTAGCGTGCACAGACTTGACTTTGGTGCAAAAGACATTTTGATCTGTAAAGTCAGGTACAGGCTTCGATCTGAATCAGTTTCTCAAAACAATACGATTCAGGAGAGGATGTCAGCTGCCATTCTCATGTTTCTGATAACCGGGCAGGTCTTTGATTTTATACAGGATATGCACAATATCCGTCGCACTTGAGATCCCCAACTTATTCAAAACATTGGCTTTATGCTTTTCCATGGTGCGATAGCTGATCGACATGGTATTCGCGATCTGTTTTCCGGCCTGTCCGTCTGCAATCAGATGAAAGACCTGTTTTTCACGACGGGTTAAACCCTGATAGAGTCTCAGATATTCCTGACTGTTCGCATCAGTCAGATTTCCATCCTGGTCCAGTTGAGATTTCGCATATTCGATCGCTTTAATGCATTTGTCTTTCTCAAACGGCTTTTCCAGGTAATCACAGGCACCTAACTTCACTGCAGATACCGCTTTCTCAATATCTCCATAAGCGCTCATCATCACCACTGGGTAAAACAGACGCTGCTTGCGAATCAGTTCCATCGATTCAATTCCGCAGATTTCCGGCATCACCAGATCGATCAAAATACAACCGGGAATCGTATTTTCATTCGATTCCAGAAAAGCATACACATTATCGAACGTTTTAACATCGTAACCAGAAGTTAAGAGCAGTGTTGCAATTGAATCCAGTACGTCGAGATCATCATCGATCACATACACAACAAAATCGTTCATTCGGTCCTCTAATAAAGTGTGGCTTTCCTAAGTTGTTAACGCATCTCGATTAGAGTCGTAGAAACAATGCACTCAATTTCAACCACCTCGCAGGATGTTTTCCGTGTCGCCAAATCACAATTCATCAAACCCAGGGTGTGAGTCGTGATTCCTCTGAGGACAACATCGGAGAATCCCGGGATGATCAGAGTCTCCGTCCCACCGGGAATCCAAACTGCGCTTGCAGCCTATGTTTACTTTATTATCTTTATATCCTCTATCTACTCGTAATCAACAAAGGCAAGAGCTCATCATTTTCTTCAAGTTTTTGAAACAGAGATACTTGCAGATTTTTTTAACTAGATCAAGCGGTACCAAATTTCAGTGTGGATCTGTATCAGCGCATAGACGAGTACCGAGTGACCGATTGACAGTAGATTTATGGGTGAGGGGATGGAGGTCTGAGGAGACGATCCCTCGTCTCGAACTCTGCTTTATTAGTGTGACTGAAATCCATAGTGTGACTGAAATCCATCAGTCTCAAAAAAAAGCCTTACCATTCAGCAAAAAATCACGTTCCCGGGAAACCTGATATCAGGAATGCTGGCTAAAACAGGAATGACCGTTCTAAGTTAACTCGTTTCATTGGCAACTTTCCTGAATTGGAGTCAGAGGCATGAATCTGGCTGTAATACATATAAATATACCACGTATACACACCCTATTCCATACGTTTTACCCATCTTAAACTTCTGATTCAACATTGAGGTAAATACTCTACGTGAAAT contains:
- a CDS encoding response regulator transcription factor, which produces MNDFVVYVIDDDLDVLDSIATLLLTSGYDVKTFDNVYAFLESNENTIPGCILIDLVMPEICGIESMELIRKQRLFYPVVMMSAYGDIEKAVSAVKLGACDYLEKPFEKDKCIKAIEYAKSQLDQDGNLTDANSQEYLRLYQGLTRREKQVFHLIADGQAGKQIANTMSISYRTMEKHKANVLNKLGISSATDIVHILYKIKDLPGYQKHENGS